Proteins encoded in a region of the Streptacidiphilus rugosus AM-16 genome:
- a CDS encoding IS3 family transposase (programmed frameshift), producing the protein MAMKDYSDEFKADAVALYESTPGATYKDIAADLGINRATLREWVLRDRDRRGIAPTDARRGGTALARAGQPAASDDPDERIRQLEARVAELEASEQKLATERDILRKAAKYFGRRDELVSRFQFVHDHRDAYEVKRLCQVLEVNRSSYYKWLGGAEARADRRREDQVLAERIRRIHADSGGAYGSPRVTAELRGNGERVNHKRVARVMRTHGIVGIRLRRRVRTTVPDPAATLVPDLFQRDFNAPEPGRKYMGDITYLPLAGGEFLYLATVLDCFSRRVVGWSIADHMRTDLVADALRMAAATRGNLDGAVFHSDHGAQYGSQAFADLCSELGVTRSMGSVGSSADNAACESFHASLKRETLQGTRDYSDPATCRRTVFAWLTRYNTRRRHSANGQLSPNEYEQRQHTAKLTLAA; encoded by the exons ATGGCGATGAAGGACTACTCGGACGAGTTCAAGGCCGATGCCGTGGCCTTGTACGAGTCCACGCCCGGGGCGACCTACAAGGACATCGCCGCTGACCTGGGCATCAACAGGGCGACCCTGCGCGAGTGGGTGCTGCGGGACCGCGACCGCCGCGGCATCGCGCCCACCGACGCCCGGCGGGGCGGGACGGCACTGGCCCGGGCGGGACAACCGGCCGCCTCCGACGATCCCGACGAGCGGATCCGGCAGTTGGAGGCCCGGGTGGCCGAGCTTGAGGCGAGCGAGCAGAAGCTGGCCACCGAACGGGACATCCTGCGGAAGGCGGCCAAGTATTTCG GCCGGCGAGACGAACTGGTGAGCCGCTTCCAGTTCGTCCATGACCACCGGGACGCCTACGAGGTGAAGCGGCTGTGCCAGGTCCTGGAGGTCAACCGGTCCAGCTACTACAAGTGGCTCGGCGGCGCCGAGGCCAGAGCCGACCGCCGACGCGAGGACCAAGTCCTCGCTGAGCGGATCCGCCGGATCCACGCCGATTCCGGTGGTGCCTACGGCTCTCCGAGGGTGACCGCGGAACTGCGTGGAAACGGAGAACGGGTCAACCACAAGCGGGTCGCCCGGGTCATGCGGACCCACGGCATCGTCGGCATCCGCCTGCGCAGAAGGGTCCGCACCACCGTCCCGGACCCGGCCGCGACCCTCGTCCCGGACCTGTTCCAGCGGGACTTCAACGCCCCGGAGCCGGGACGCAAGTACATGGGCGACATCACGTATCTGCCGCTGGCGGGCGGGGAGTTCCTCTACCTGGCGACCGTGCTGGACTGCTTCAGCCGCCGGGTCGTGGGCTGGTCCATCGCCGACCACATGCGCACCGACCTGGTCGCCGACGCGCTGCGGATGGCAGCCGCGACCCGCGGCAACCTGGACGGGGCCGTGTTCCACAGCGACCACGGGGCGCAATACGGGTCCCAGGCCTTCGCCGACCTGTGCTCGGAGCTGGGCGTCACCCGGTCAATGGGCTCCGTCGGCAGCAGCGCGGACAACGCTGCCTGCGAGAGCTTCCACGCTTCACTGAAACGGGAGACGCTCCAGGGCACCCGCGACTACAGCGACCCTGCCACCTGCAGGAGGACCGTCTTCGCCTGGCTGACCCGCTACAACACCCGTCGGCGTCACTCCGCCAACGGTCAGCTCAGCCCGAACGAATACGAACAGCGACAGCACACGGCTAAGCTCACGCTCGCCGCGTGA
- a CDS encoding 2OG-Fe(II) oxygenase, with the protein MGARKQLAELLSDAQRRGDFSTRIEMPARVLHIEVDGVGELPLPLRAPVTKKLIAQARQASFGRGERTLSDTSVRDTWEITPDRITLGGIDWDRTLDVVLDGVRTALGLPPTTVLRAEPHALLVYSTGQFFLPHQDSEKDDSMVGTLVVSLPSHHTGGELVVSHAGRSVVHQASREKLTFTAFYADCLHEVKPVKSGYRVTLTMNLLAERIRPSGEDGGDSVADLAHCLTEHFTEPAEERYAYGRQKAAPPNRLVYLLDHEYTQRGLDWDRLKGADATRTTLLRQAAAEADCEGVLALAEVKETWDAHEPYDRYDYYGEVEHYDDCEDEECEGECLLDPDGEPGAERPRSGDFSTYELNELIDDEITLSWWTRPDGTGGEQINLPVAYSEVCATTENKDLTPYQSEYEGYMGNYGNTLDRWYRRAAVVLWPRQRSFTARAEAGSEGALRELQDHLDAGNLDQARTLARSLAPFWKHHGSGEVAASLFAAALPVAVGLREADTATMLLAPFGVESLSERHAPGLAAAAARYGRTWARGAVSCWFATVGACTWTDRAAWLESLPGLCTALRAADGDGEAMASPLAEGAWQAVGQQITSWLGVGRETERRTGLEGLGASLARVLQAAGPETAGTIAAILCGLPDTVLECLLPALRTAALHQATMRESAPAARAFQTLADHCEDRLVAALTRPVRAADDWSLTPAGTCRTGCGLCLDLDAFLTSRTRQVMEWPLAKDGRRHLHNRIDQAGLPVSHTTRRQGRPYVLVLTKTKTVFTREQATRARAETDLAWLRDKWARSRG; encoded by the coding sequence ATGGGAGCGCGGAAGCAGCTGGCGGAGCTGCTCAGCGACGCACAGCGGCGCGGGGACTTCAGCACCCGTATTGAGATGCCGGCCCGCGTGCTGCACATCGAGGTCGACGGGGTGGGGGAACTGCCGCTGCCGCTGCGTGCCCCGGTCACCAAGAAACTGATCGCGCAGGCCCGGCAGGCATCTTTCGGCCGGGGCGAGCGGACCCTGTCCGACACCAGCGTCCGCGACACCTGGGAGATCACTCCGGACCGCATCACGCTCGGCGGCATTGACTGGGACCGCACCCTGGACGTCGTTCTCGATGGTGTCCGTACTGCGCTGGGCCTGCCGCCCACCACCGTCCTGCGTGCCGAGCCGCACGCACTGCTCGTCTACAGCACGGGCCAGTTCTTCCTGCCGCACCAAGACTCCGAGAAGGACGACTCTATGGTGGGCACCCTGGTCGTCTCGCTGCCCTCGCACCACACCGGCGGCGAACTCGTCGTCTCGCACGCCGGCCGCAGCGTCGTCCACCAGGCGTCGCGGGAGAAGCTGACCTTCACCGCCTTCTACGCGGACTGCCTGCACGAGGTCAAGCCCGTCAAGTCCGGCTACCGCGTCACCCTCACCATGAACCTCCTCGCTGAACGCATCCGCCCGTCTGGCGAAGACGGCGGGGACTCGGTCGCCGACCTGGCTCACTGCCTGACCGAACACTTCACCGAGCCGGCCGAAGAGCGCTACGCCTACGGCCGGCAGAAGGCCGCGCCACCGAACCGCCTCGTGTACCTCCTCGACCACGAGTACACCCAGCGCGGCCTGGACTGGGATCGCCTCAAGGGAGCCGACGCCACCCGCACCACCCTGCTCCGCCAGGCCGCCGCAGAGGCGGATTGCGAAGGGGTCCTCGCGTTGGCTGAGGTGAAGGAGACCTGGGACGCGCATGAGCCGTACGATCGCTACGACTACTACGGCGAGGTCGAGCACTACGACGACTGTGAGGACGAGGAGTGCGAGGGTGAATGCCTCCTGGACCCCGACGGGGAACCCGGTGCCGAACGGCCTCGCAGCGGCGACTTCTCCACCTACGAACTGAACGAGCTGATCGACGACGAGATCACGCTGAGCTGGTGGACCCGCCCGGACGGCACCGGCGGCGAGCAGATCAACCTGCCCGTCGCGTACTCCGAGGTGTGCGCCACCACCGAGAACAAGGACCTGACGCCCTACCAGTCCGAGTACGAGGGCTACATGGGCAACTACGGCAACACGCTCGACCGCTGGTACCGGCGGGCCGCCGTGGTCTTGTGGCCTCGGCAGCGGTCGTTCACGGCCCGCGCCGAGGCCGGCTCCGAGGGCGCACTGCGGGAACTTCAGGACCACCTGGACGCCGGGAACCTCGACCAGGCGCGCACGCTCGCCCGGTCGCTCGCCCCGTTCTGGAAACACCACGGTTCGGGCGAGGTGGCCGCGTCACTCTTCGCCGCCGCCCTGCCCGTCGCGGTGGGACTGCGGGAAGCGGACACCGCCACGATGCTCCTCGCGCCTTTCGGGGTGGAGTCTCTGAGCGAGCGGCACGCCCCGGGTCTCGCGGCAGCGGCCGCGCGGTACGGAAGAACATGGGCGCGCGGGGCCGTCAGCTGCTGGTTCGCCACGGTTGGCGCGTGCACATGGACGGACCGCGCGGCGTGGCTCGAATCGCTGCCCGGCCTGTGCACCGCGCTGCGGGCCGCCGACGGCGATGGGGAGGCGATGGCCTCGCCGCTGGCCGAGGGCGCCTGGCAAGCAGTGGGGCAACAGATCACCAGCTGGCTCGGCGTCGGCCGCGAGACGGAGCGCCGCACAGGTTTGGAGGGGCTCGGCGCATCACTGGCCCGCGTCCTGCAGGCGGCAGGGCCCGAGACCGCCGGCACCATCGCCGCCATTCTGTGCGGCCTGCCGGACACCGTCCTGGAATGCCTGCTCCCCGCTCTGCGCACAGCGGCCCTCCATCAGGCGACCATGCGCGAGAGCGCACCTGCCGCCCGCGCCTTCCAGACCCTCGCCGACCACTGCGAGGACCGGCTCGTCGCGGCACTGACCCGCCCCGTACGCGCGGCCGACGACTGGTCTCTCACCCCGGCCGGGACATGCCGGACTGGCTGCGGACTCTGCCTCGACTTGGACGCTTTCCTCACCTCCCGTACCCGCCAGGTCATGGAGTGGCCGCTCGCGAAGGACGGACGCCGCCACCTCCACAACCGCATCGACCAGGCCGGCCTGCCCGTCTCTCACACCACCCGGCGCCAGGGACGCCCCTACGTCCTGGTCCTGACCAAGACCAAAACCGTCTTCACCCGCGAACAGGCGACCCGCGCCCGCGCCGAGACCGACCTGGCGTGGCTGCGGGACAAATGGGCCCGGTCGCGCGGCTGA
- a CDS encoding Uma2 family endonuclease, with product MIKPDIPGTLRGPAGRNTTPADLALIAVEVVSPSNPENDWTGKLRDYPLMGIPLYLIVDAQQKTATLFQEIDGNRYRMREDADFGQKIHVPAPFNFALDTSELLPY from the coding sequence ATGATCAAACCGGACATTCCCGGAACACTCCGGGGCCCTGCCGGAAGGAACACCACGCCCGCAGATCTCGCACTGATCGCCGTGGAAGTCGTGTCCCCGTCCAACCCGGAGAACGATTGGACCGGAAAGCTCAGGGACTACCCCCTCATGGGTATCCCGCTGTACCTGATCGTGGATGCTCAGCAGAAAACAGCGACTTTGTTTCAGGAGATCGACGGAAACCGCTACCGCATGCGGGAAGACGCCGATTTCGGCCAGAAGATCCATGTCCCGGCCCCCTTCAACTTCGCCCTCGACACGTCCGAATTGCTCCCCTATTGA
- a CDS encoding ISAs1 family transposase, with product MEQIPDEELEDAVVTLDALHAQREHARYLVEERGAHYLLSVKGNQKNLARQLKSLPWKQIPVLHRTSEHGHGREEIRELQVASANGPLFPHARQVVRIRRRRRLLGAKKWSEEVVYAVTDLPAEQASPEELATWARGHWTIENSVHRVRDVIFGEDARTIRTRNTPAVMAVLGDIVRGTLRTLGWVDAASARRAHTNPIAVLRLHGIT from the coding sequence ATGGAACAGATCCCCGACGAGGAACTGGAAGACGCCGTGGTCACCCTCGACGCCCTGCATGCCCAGCGCGAGCACGCCCGCTACCTCGTCGAAGAGCGCGGCGCCCACTACCTGCTGAGCGTGAAGGGGAACCAGAAGAACCTCGCCCGGCAGCTCAAGTCCCTTCCCTGGAAGCAGATCCCGGTCCTGCACCGCACCAGCGAGCACGGTCACGGCCGCGAGGAGATCCGCGAACTCCAGGTCGCCTCCGCGAACGGACCCCTGTTCCCCCACGCCCGCCAGGTCGTCCGCATCCGTCGCCGGCGCCGCCTGCTCGGAGCGAAGAAGTGGAGCGAGGAGGTCGTCTACGCCGTCACCGACCTGCCCGCCGAGCAGGCGAGCCCCGAGGAGCTCGCCACCTGGGCCCGCGGCCACTGGACGATCGAGAACAGCGTCCACCGGGTCCGCGACGTCATCTTCGGCGAGGACGCCCGCACCATCCGCACCCGCAACACACCCGCCGTCATGGCCGTCCTCGGCGACATCGTCCGCGGCACCCTCCGCACCCTCGGCTGGGTCGACGCCGCCAGCGCCAGACGCGCCCACACCAACCCCATCGCCGTCCTGCGACTCCACGGCATCACATGA
- the tnpC gene encoding IS66 family transposase, protein MPAESTLPTYEEMSSLVVELSGRLERALDELAGVRTELVEAKARILDLEVRLGQNSTNSSKPPSADGLAKPAPKSLREKSGRGPGRPKGQPGITLRQVCDPDHEVEYRPQGPCAGCGCDLAEAGVAHVERRQVFDLPERIGLEVTEHRILTCRCACGRAEKALVPEEVPVAPVQYGPRLAAAGIYLMHGQFLSKDRTARALADLFDAPVAAGTVASWIRTCATRLDAFGRLVADKVVTAPLAFFDETGFRTAGRLHWLHSASTGMFVHLSVHRRRGTEGTDAAGILPGFTGVAMHDAWAPYDTYTQATHALCAAHALRELIAVTERGSQAARCAAYRAIDSILALKKAADTARATGADRIEDRLKTGELKALRTTVRDGIKATRARSSKTECKHNALFKRLRDRWDDYLRWVHDLTLPFDNNPAEQTIRMAKLRIKISGSLRTLAGAQDFATIRTYLATTDRHGQNMLDVLEQAMRGRPWTPTTT, encoded by the coding sequence GTGCCTGCCGAATCCACGCTGCCGACCTACGAGGAGATGTCCTCGCTGGTCGTCGAGCTCAGCGGCAGGTTGGAAAGGGCCCTCGACGAGCTGGCTGGTGTCCGCACGGAGCTGGTGGAGGCGAAGGCCCGGATCTTGGACCTGGAGGTCCGGCTGGGGCAGAACTCCACGAACTCGTCCAAACCGCCGTCAGCGGACGGGCTGGCGAAACCGGCGCCGAAGTCGCTGCGTGAGAAGTCGGGCCGAGGTCCGGGCCGCCCCAAGGGCCAGCCGGGCATCACGCTGCGGCAGGTCTGCGACCCGGATCACGAGGTCGAGTACCGCCCCCAGGGCCCTTGCGCCGGCTGTGGCTGCGACCTGGCCGAAGCCGGCGTGGCCCACGTCGAGCGCCGGCAGGTCTTCGACCTGCCCGAACGCATCGGGCTGGAGGTGACCGAGCACCGGATCCTCACCTGCCGATGCGCCTGCGGACGGGCCGAGAAGGCCCTGGTGCCCGAAGAGGTACCGGTCGCCCCGGTGCAGTACGGACCCCGCCTGGCGGCCGCCGGCATCTATCTGATGCACGGGCAGTTCCTGTCCAAGGACCGCACCGCCCGGGCACTGGCCGATCTGTTCGACGCGCCGGTCGCCGCGGGCACGGTGGCCTCCTGGATACGCACGTGCGCCACCCGGCTGGATGCCTTCGGCCGCCTGGTCGCCGACAAGGTCGTCACCGCGCCGTTGGCGTTCTTCGACGAGACCGGGTTCCGCACGGCCGGGCGTCTGCACTGGCTGCACTCCGCCTCCACCGGCATGTTCGTGCACCTGAGCGTGCACCGACGGCGTGGAACCGAAGGGACGGACGCCGCCGGGATCCTGCCCGGCTTCACCGGGGTCGCGATGCATGACGCCTGGGCCCCATACGACACCTACACCCAGGCCACCCACGCCCTGTGTGCCGCGCACGCCCTGCGCGAACTGATCGCGGTCACCGAACGCGGCAGCCAGGCGGCGCGCTGCGCGGCCTACCGGGCCATCGACTCGATACTGGCCTTGAAGAAGGCCGCCGACACGGCCCGCGCCACTGGCGCCGACCGGATCGAGGACCGGCTCAAGACCGGAGAATTGAAGGCCCTGCGCACCACGGTCCGAGACGGCATCAAGGCCACCCGTGCCCGGTCATCGAAGACCGAATGCAAGCACAACGCCCTGTTCAAGCGCCTGCGCGACCGCTGGGACGACTACCTGCGCTGGGTCCACGACCTGACGCTGCCCTTCGACAACAACCCGGCCGAGCAGACGATCCGGATGGCGAAACTGCGGATCAAGATCTCCGGAAGCCTACGGACCCTGGCCGGGGCCCAGGACTTCGCGACGATCCGCACCTACCTGGCCACCACCGACCGTCACGGTCAGAACATGCTCGACGTCCTCGAACAAGCCATGCGCGGCAGACCCTGGACACCCACCACCACCTGA
- a CDS encoding IS110 family transposase, whose amino-acid sequence MAAEELELESELVERVAAIDIAKASGMVCTRVPHATRPERRVQEAWNVASTTEAIMELGQALVALGVTRVVMEATGVYWRPFFFLLESCGLECRLVNARDVKNVPGRPKTDKLDAIWLAKLAERGMLRASFVPERPIRRLRDLTRLRAALSQERTRHKHRVEKLLEDAHIKLSSVATNLFGLSARNMLDAMVAGERSPERLADLAQGKLKAKHAALVTAFNGRFDEHHAYVLG is encoded by the coding sequence ATGGCTGCAGAGGAGTTGGAGCTCGAATCCGAGCTGGTGGAACGGGTCGCGGCAATCGACATAGCCAAGGCGAGCGGCATGGTCTGCACGCGGGTGCCCCACGCGACGCGTCCTGAGCGCCGGGTGCAGGAGGCCTGGAACGTCGCCTCGACGACCGAGGCGATCATGGAGCTGGGCCAGGCACTTGTCGCGCTGGGCGTCACCCGGGTCGTCATGGAGGCGACCGGCGTGTATTGGCGGCCGTTCTTCTTCCTCCTGGAGTCCTGCGGGCTGGAGTGCCGGCTTGTCAACGCCCGCGACGTGAAGAACGTCCCGGGACGCCCGAAGACGGACAAGCTCGACGCGATCTGGCTGGCGAAGCTCGCCGAGCGGGGCATGCTCCGTGCATCCTTCGTCCCCGAGCGACCCATCCGCCGACTGCGGGACCTCACCCGGCTGCGTGCCGCACTCTCCCAGGAACGCACCCGACACAAGCACCGGGTGGAGAAGCTGCTCGAGGACGCGCACATCAAGCTCTCCTCGGTCGCCACCAACCTGTTCGGACTCTCGGCACGGAACATGCTGGACGCCATGGTCGCCGGCGAGCGGTCCCCTGAGCGCCTGGCCGACCTGGCCCAGGGCAAGCTCAAAGCCAAGCACGCTGCGCTGGTCACAGCGTTCAACGGCCGGTTCGACGAACACCACGCCTATGTATTGGGGTGA
- a CDS encoding transposase family protein, which produces MQADAGAVPDGLLRALARVPDPRDPRGVRYRLATLLAIGVCAITTAGHNSLVAISEWARRCDQQVLADLGCPFDPMSGRIRCPDERTLRDAYGKVDPAELTRAGYQRLAALAENEATAAALTPEGLAEREQRRAERTPPPRVQRRVFVGDGKCLRGAKRPDGLQVYVFSAVRHRDALTVAAREVGAKTNESLHPASGRWRRRENGVGWPLARRR; this is translated from the coding sequence GTGCAGGCCGACGCTGGAGCGGTCCCCGACGGCCTGCTGCGGGCCCTGGCCCGGGTCCCCGATCCGCGTGATCCGCGCGGGGTGCGCTACCGGCTGGCGACGCTGCTCGCGATCGGGGTCTGCGCGATCACCACCGCCGGTCACAACTCCCTGGTCGCGATCAGCGAGTGGGCCCGCCGCTGTGACCAGCAGGTCCTGGCCGACCTCGGCTGCCCCTTCGACCCGATGAGCGGACGGATACGGTGCCCGGACGAAAGGACCCTGCGTGACGCCTACGGCAAGGTCGACCCGGCCGAGCTGACCCGGGCCGGCTACCAGCGGCTGGCCGCCCTGGCCGAGAACGAAGCGACAGCCGCCGCGCTTACCCCCGAGGGCCTCGCAGAGCGCGAACAGCGCCGCGCCGAACGCACACCACCGCCCCGAGTGCAGCGCCGGGTCTTCGTAGGGGACGGCAAGTGCCTGCGCGGGGCGAAGCGCCCCGACGGCTTGCAGGTCTACGTGTTCTCCGCGGTGCGGCACCGGGACGCGTTGACCGTCGCCGCCCGCGAGGTCGGTGCCAAGACGAATGAGTCCTTGCATCCGGCTTCCGGACGTTGGCGCCGCCGTGAAAATGGAGTGGGGTGGCCGCTTGCCCGACGCCGCTGA
- a CDS encoding helix-turn-helix transcriptional regulator — MVTTPASAPWRSEAALAHAALGHREQAFALAHEELNLAEAWGTQTAIGISLRALGVITEGHAGLDLLHQAASALASSPALLEHARALYHLGAAACRLDDTATGRPILVQAHDLANNCGSRALTRLTRTALAAIGADPGPPPPSTPILPGLEYKASTLTVAGHTDRQIAQALMITPHTVQTTITSACRRLNLPDRTHLPAALGVF; from the coding sequence ATGGTGACCACCCCTGCCTCCGCACCATGGCGGTCCGAGGCCGCCCTGGCCCACGCCGCACTCGGCCACCGTGAACAGGCATTCGCCTTGGCACACGAGGAACTCAATTTGGCCGAGGCCTGGGGAACACAAACAGCCATCGGCATCAGCCTGCGCGCCCTGGGCGTGATCACCGAAGGCCATGCCGGACTCGACCTGCTCCACCAAGCCGCCAGCGCCCTCGCCAGCTCCCCGGCCCTCCTCGAGCACGCCCGCGCCTTGTACCACCTCGGTGCGGCAGCCTGCCGCCTCGATGACACCGCCACCGGGAGGCCCATCCTGGTCCAGGCCCACGACCTCGCCAACAATTGCGGAAGCCGAGCCCTGACACGGCTCACTCGCACCGCGCTAGCCGCGATCGGCGCCGACCCCGGACCGCCGCCCCCCTCCACACCCATCCTGCCCGGCTTGGAATACAAGGCCTCCACCCTGACGGTCGCCGGCCACACCGACCGGCAGATCGCCCAAGCCCTGATGATCACCCCCCACACCGTACAAACCACCATCACCAGCGCCTGCCGACGACTCAACCTCCCAGACCGCACCCACCTGCCCGCGGCCTTGGGAGTGTTCTGA
- a CDS encoding IS3 family transposase (programmed frameshift) yields MGTSKYSPEFRADAVALYHATPGGTYASVAQDVGVNHETLRIWVRDAEAAARPGAGEASAMEKENRQLRARVKELELEREILRRAAKYFAPGDQLVSSRFQFVEDHRDAYGVKRLCRMMQVSRSGFYRWLAGADARMERARADAELAERIARIHTDSDGTYGVPRVTAELRDAGDRINHKRVERVMRTFGIVGLHLRKKVRTTIPEPSATPVPDLLDRDFTAARPNTRYVGDITYLPIGGGQFLYLATVLDLCSKRLAGWSIADHMRTSLVTDALRAAAAARGAAGLRGAIFHSDNGAQYGSRDFAHVCAELGVTRSRGAVGTSADNAAAESFNATMKRETLQGRKRWNGAREARLAVFRWVTRYNTRRRHSSLGQISPVTYEQRSTTLVVAA; encoded by the exons TTGGGGACGTCGAAGTACAGCCCTGAGTTCAGGGCCGATGCCGTCGCGCTGTACCACGCCACGCCGGGCGGTACGTACGCGTCGGTGGCCCAGGACGTGGGCGTCAACCACGAGACGCTGCGGATCTGGGTGCGTGATGCGGAGGCGGCTGCCCGGCCGGGGGCCGGTGAGGCGAGCGCGATGGAGAAGGAGAACCGGCAGCTGCGGGCGCGGGTGAAGGAGCTCGAGCTCGAGCGGGAGATCCTGCGCAGGGCCGCGAAGTATTTCGCCC CGGGAGACCAGCTGGTGAGCAGCCGCTTTCAGTTCGTCGAGGATCACCGGGACGCCTACGGCGTGAAGCGGCTGTGCCGGATGATGCAGGTCTCGCGGTCCGGGTTCTACCGGTGGCTGGCCGGCGCGGACGCGCGCATGGAACGGGCGAGGGCGGACGCGGAGCTTGCCGAGCGGATCGCCCGGATCCACACCGACTCGGACGGGACCTACGGGGTTCCGCGCGTCACCGCCGAGCTGCGGGATGCCGGGGACCGGATTAACCACAAGCGCGTGGAACGCGTGATGCGCACGTTCGGCATCGTCGGGCTGCACCTGCGCAAGAAGGTCCGCACCACGATCCCCGAGCCGTCGGCGACACCGGTGCCGGACCTGCTGGACCGTGACTTCACCGCGGCCAGGCCGAACACCAGGTACGTGGGCGACATAACCTACCTGCCCATCGGTGGCGGCCAGTTCCTTTACCTGGCCACGGTGTTGGACCTGTGCTCGAAACGGCTGGCGGGCTGGTCGATCGCCGACCACATGCGCACGTCCCTGGTGACCGACGCCCTGCGGGCCGCCGCGGCCGCCCGCGGCGCAGCCGGACTGCGCGGGGCGATTTTCCACAGCGACAACGGGGCCCAGTACGGGTCCAGGGACTTCGCGCACGTCTGCGCGGAGCTCGGCGTGACCAGATCGCGCGGCGCAGTGGGCACCAGCGCGGACAACGCCGCCGCGGAGAGCTTCAACGCGACCATGAAACGCGAGACGCTCCAGGGACGGAAACGGTGGAACGGGGCCCGCGAAGCCCGACTCGCCGTCTTCCGGTGGGTGACCCGCTACAACACCCGGCGGCGGCACTCCAGCCTCGGCCAGATCAGCCCGGTCACCTACGAACAACGATCAACTACGCTGGTCGTTGCCGCATGA